A genomic stretch from Thermomonospora umbrina includes:
- a CDS encoding RibD family protein produces MSDRPYVLLSCAMSVDGYIDDAGPDRLRLSSPADFDRVDGVRATCDAILVGANTIRRDDPKLLIKSPSRQERRAARGLPRQPTKVTMTASGDLDPAARFFTMGDAPKLVYAGSHAAPSLVERLAGVAEVIDGGDPVDPRRLLADLSGRGVRRLMVEGGGGMHTRFLTDGLVDELQLVVAPFLIGDPSAPRFVHPGVFPQSPARPMRLAEVTRIGDLALLRYLTHRGRP; encoded by the coding sequence GTGAGCGACCGCCCTTATGTGCTGTTGAGCTGCGCGATGTCCGTGGACGGCTACATCGACGACGCCGGGCCCGACCGGCTGCGACTGTCGAGCCCCGCGGACTTCGACCGCGTGGACGGGGTGCGCGCCACCTGCGACGCGATCCTGGTGGGGGCGAACACCATCCGGCGGGACGACCCGAAGCTGCTGATCAAGTCGCCGTCCCGCCAGGAGCGGCGGGCCGCCCGGGGACTGCCCCGTCAGCCCACCAAGGTGACGATGACGGCCAGCGGCGACCTGGACCCCGCCGCCCGCTTCTTCACCATGGGCGACGCTCCCAAGCTGGTCTACGCCGGATCCCACGCCGCCCCGTCCCTGGTGGAACGGCTGGCGGGGGTGGCCGAGGTGATCGACGGCGGCGACCCGGTGGACCCGCGGCGGCTGCTGGCGGACCTGTCGGGACGCGGCGTGCGCCGTCTGATGGTCGAGGGCGGCGGCGGGATGCACACCCGCTTCCTGACCGACGGCCTGGTGGACGAACTGCAGCTCGTGGTCGCGCCGTTCCTGATCGGCGACCCGTCGGCGCCGAGGTTCGTGCATCCGGGGGTCTTCCCGCAGAGTCCGGCCCGCCCGATGCGGCTCGCCGAGGTGACCCGCATCGGCGACCTGGCGCTGCTGCGCTATCTGACCCATCGCGGCCGCCCCTGA
- a CDS encoding LuxR family transcriptional regulator translates to MRDLDQLWGVSLGRVLLGALARTRGDQAGARRHFEEALPPLREIGARPLIMRSLNGLGRCALAQGDLEAARRALEETLRLGRAIGLRAAVACGLEAFAELLVQEGDESGALLLGGAAAALRERIGPDEERGCPRGPRVEGVLEPARRRLGEQRVAQLWGEGRALSADDAVAYALERQAPGRTAAAGEAAVPSDGAPASAVDADRPAPEAPAPPPAAPVTPPGMLTPREREIAQLIARGLSNRGIADELVISPATVARHVTNILTKLGFGSRAQIAAWAVDNIAGAQ, encoded by the coding sequence ATGCGGGACCTGGACCAGTTGTGGGGCGTCTCGCTCGGCCGGGTGCTGCTGGGCGCGCTGGCGCGGACGCGCGGAGACCAGGCGGGCGCGCGCCGGCACTTCGAGGAGGCGCTGCCCCCGCTGCGGGAGATCGGGGCCCGCCCGCTGATCATGCGGAGCCTGAACGGGCTGGGCCGCTGCGCCCTCGCGCAGGGCGATCTGGAGGCCGCCCGCCGCGCGCTGGAGGAGACCCTGCGGCTGGGGCGGGCGATCGGGCTGCGGGCCGCCGTCGCGTGCGGGCTGGAGGCGTTCGCCGAGCTGCTCGTGCAGGAGGGCGACGAGTCCGGCGCGCTGCTGCTCGGCGGGGCCGCCGCCGCCCTGCGCGAGCGGATCGGGCCGGACGAGGAGCGGGGCTGCCCGCGCGGACCTCGGGTGGAGGGCGTGTTGGAGCCCGCCCGCCGCAGGCTGGGGGAGCAGCGCGTCGCGCAGTTGTGGGGCGAGGGCCGGGCGCTGTCCGCCGATGACGCGGTGGCCTACGCGCTGGAGCGGCAGGCCCCCGGGCGCACGGCGGCGGCCGGCGAGGCGGCGGTACCCTCGGACGGCGCTCCGGCGTCCGCCGTGGACGCGGATCGTCCCGCGCCGGAGGCCCCCGCCCCGCCGCCCGCCGCGCCCGTCACACCGCCGGGCATGCTGACGCCCCGGGAGCGCGAGATCGCCCAATTGATCGCGCGAGGGCTGAGCAACCGGGGCATCGCCGACGAGCTGGTGATCAGCCCGGCCACGGTGGCCCGGCACGTCACCAACATCCTCACCAAGCTGGGCTTCGGCTCCCGCGCGCAGATCGCCGCCTGGGCGGTCGACAACATCGCCGGCGCTCAGTAG
- a CDS encoding ATP-binding protein: MTSDTAPTSIGARPPALPAEPNAFVGRERDLADLRRLLSETRAVTLCGPGGIGKTRLAVRVARALAGDQPDGVWFIELADVGSGAVDLDPVARRVADVLGLADETGRAPADFLADALRRRRALVVLDNCEHLVEECASLCRTLLARCDRLRILATSREPLRVPGENVWRVPPLSFPAARDEPAGPARHEAVRLFMARATAARPDFALTPGNAPALAELCRALDGVPLALELAAARVRVLSLEQIADRLTDRFRLLTAGDRTAPPRQRTLRAAIDWSHELLDEPERILLRRLSVFAGWSLDQAEQVCADGLLPQEQILDLLTALVDKSLVVVDREVAGETRFRLLESIREYAVERLAEAGEEQALRGRHRAAVLELLEHHAELGVAHRPASWRRRVELYDRYDVEQHNVRVALAWSRERGDVEEGLRLCLAARLFWGPRGHYAEAAKWSDWFLERGGDADPRVLGPALVGRAQLAVERREFDVAETCARAGLEHCRAVGDARTVAAGLGVLVHVAMRAGEDDRALALAEESLSVARAQADPWNEGLAQFWRGVVLLRGAGCARPRPSSSPGPR; this comes from the coding sequence ATGACATCGGACACCGCCCCCACCAGTATCGGCGCGAGGCCGCCGGCCCTGCCCGCGGAGCCGAACGCCTTCGTCGGCCGTGAGCGGGACCTGGCCGACCTGCGCCGGCTGCTCTCGGAGACCAGGGCGGTGACGCTGTGCGGCCCCGGCGGGATCGGCAAGACCCGGCTGGCGGTGCGGGTCGCGCGCGCGCTGGCCGGGGACCAGCCCGACGGCGTCTGGTTCATCGAGCTGGCCGACGTCGGCTCGGGCGCCGTCGACCTGGACCCGGTGGCCCGCCGGGTCGCCGACGTGCTCGGCCTGGCCGACGAGACCGGCCGGGCCCCCGCGGACTTCCTCGCCGACGCGCTGCGCCGCCGTCGGGCGCTGGTGGTGCTCGACAACTGCGAGCACCTGGTGGAAGAGTGCGCCAGCCTGTGCCGGACGCTGCTGGCCCGCTGTGACCGGCTCCGGATCCTGGCCACCAGCCGGGAGCCGCTGCGGGTGCCGGGCGAGAACGTGTGGCGGGTGCCGCCGCTGTCGTTCCCCGCCGCCCGGGACGAGCCCGCGGGCCCCGCGCGGCACGAGGCGGTCCGCCTGTTCATGGCGCGGGCGACCGCCGCCCGACCGGACTTCGCGCTCACCCCCGGCAACGCGCCCGCGCTGGCCGAGCTGTGCCGGGCGCTGGACGGGGTGCCGCTGGCGCTGGAGCTGGCCGCCGCCCGGGTGCGGGTGCTGTCGCTGGAGCAGATCGCCGACCGGCTGACCGACCGGTTCCGGCTGCTGACGGCCGGCGACCGGACCGCGCCGCCGCGCCAGCGCACCCTGCGGGCCGCCATCGACTGGAGCCACGAGCTGCTGGACGAGCCGGAGCGGATCCTGCTGCGCCGGCTGTCGGTGTTCGCGGGCTGGTCGCTGGACCAGGCCGAGCAGGTGTGCGCCGACGGGCTGCTGCCGCAGGAGCAGATCCTGGACCTGCTGACCGCGCTGGTCGACAAGTCGCTGGTCGTGGTGGACCGCGAGGTGGCGGGGGAGACCCGGTTCCGGCTGCTGGAGAGCATCCGCGAGTACGCCGTCGAGCGGCTGGCGGAGGCGGGGGAGGAGCAGGCGCTCCGCGGCAGGCACCGGGCGGCGGTCCTGGAGCTGCTGGAGCACCACGCGGAGCTCGGCGTCGCGCACCGCCCGGCGTCTTGGCGGCGGCGGGTCGAGCTGTACGACCGCTACGACGTCGAGCAGCACAACGTGCGGGTGGCGCTGGCCTGGTCGAGGGAACGCGGCGACGTGGAGGAGGGGCTGCGCCTGTGCCTGGCGGCGCGGCTGTTCTGGGGGCCGCGCGGCCACTACGCCGAGGCCGCCAAGTGGAGCGACTGGTTCCTGGAGCGGGGCGGCGACGCCGATCCCCGGGTCTTGGGCCCCGCCCTGGTGGGCCGCGCCCAGCTCGCCGTCGAACGGCGTGAGTTCGACGTCGCCGAGACCTGCGCCCGCGCCGGGCTCGAGCACTGTCGGGCGGTGGGCGACGCCCGCACGGTGGCCGCCGGGCTGGGCGTGCTCGTCCATGTCGCGATGCGCGCCGGCGAGGACGACCGGGCGCTGGCGCTGGCCGAGGAGTCGCTGTCGGTGGCCCGCGCCCAGGCCGACCCGTGGAACGAGGGCCTGGCGCAGTTCTGGCGGGGCGTCGTCCTGCTCCGGGGGGCAGGCTGCGCGAGGCCGAGGCCGTCTTCGAGTCCGGGGCCGCGCTGA
- a CDS encoding chromosome partitioning protein ParA, whose amino-acid sequence MTEGASMTAVLSEGLDGPPGATENVVGDRTLVAVQAVNISRLSTHPVPTVPGTLIVVAGQGPKDSNGAGKSSFIAAITALLGDEQWRFASGARAVAELLFNAELAAQGESRWASADHGYIAGVFAEPDLLDDAVTVWLRVNVDAPHLEIRWRRGVHLAAAPSEAERVALADRRWAELPRSAGRRDLVAKDLGRVLYGGRVRCVSFLSTSVRSKVATNLLSQPLNEIPPERIFGAIAALTGLDRELETERRSRADEHRERAKAAEARERLAEWEAEAAALLTTFDRRDRAREEVAAALRHWRTRQARLLLDATEADAAHTAELARLHAETAELAAAIKAVDREVEQLTGGALDETLAEAARALAELKGRADRIGEDKAVARNRLEELRRRVAALEDRRREADDRDEDAAVKELAEAEARRDEAQQRLGLAKGRLAQAERDLAATEAGEGGAPAQIRALAGAGVAAMGLLDAIDLAPDARERWEIALWPYREAVVVPSTDVPAAVEALRSLPGSMIVPAEGALTGDAVTEGLPAGVECRAALAPFFAALSGDDARGVVVVGGFPEPVTGRVARVQAARAALEAAGDAVEAARGDAADASAEVALAGRRLAGARAAAELESVRETMAELRERLESLATGEAKLGPGLGAAEQTVRRLQARADTRALEVDRLRGRREAHERTRDKAREQAADLADRRAALGVEELRREWGASREAAEEWLLALDADERTWTPDEWWHTAEKHLGEALRRVFPDGAADADMPEEIRFLLRERAEGEGRRTEREQSTFPRLAKALHGHLRQQEDYERHQRRQIEVQVSARRIDMEKASTGAEEAAGAAAAHRTALTAAIRARLQRVSEEFEKLDLAYGGYGATLDFPTPEPPADPEQEWRWKVVPRWRRSEGRRYVPYNRRANTALMDEKAVKLVCAAALAGSGGGRLCLVLDELGRNLGKEHRKEAVALFRRIGETHGITVIGALQDDMEPYAIDACGQYVKLRRSSDTMPYNEPPIVVGHDEHEARVRLLAEHVGVTRPDASP is encoded by the coding sequence ATGACGGAAGGGGCCAGCATGACGGCCGTCCTGTCGGAGGGGCTCGACGGGCCGCCGGGCGCGACCGAGAACGTCGTGGGCGACCGCACGCTCGTCGCGGTCCAGGCGGTCAACATCTCCCGGCTGTCCACGCACCCGGTGCCGACCGTGCCCGGCACGCTGATCGTGGTGGCCGGGCAGGGTCCCAAGGACTCCAACGGGGCCGGGAAGTCCTCGTTCATCGCGGCGATCACGGCGCTGCTGGGCGACGAGCAGTGGCGGTTCGCGTCGGGCGCGCGGGCGGTGGCGGAGCTGCTGTTCAACGCCGAGCTGGCGGCGCAGGGCGAGAGCCGGTGGGCCAGCGCCGACCACGGCTACATCGCGGGGGTCTTCGCCGAGCCCGACCTGCTCGACGACGCGGTCACGGTGTGGCTGCGGGTGAACGTGGACGCCCCGCACCTGGAGATCCGGTGGCGGCGGGGCGTCCATCTGGCGGCGGCGCCGTCGGAGGCGGAGCGGGTGGCGCTGGCCGACCGGCGGTGGGCGGAGCTGCCCCGTTCGGCCGGGCGGCGCGACCTGGTCGCCAAGGACCTGGGCCGGGTCCTGTACGGCGGGCGGGTGCGGTGCGTGTCGTTCCTGTCGACGTCGGTGCGCAGCAAGGTCGCCACCAACCTGCTGTCGCAGCCGCTGAACGAGATCCCGCCCGAACGGATCTTCGGCGCCATCGCGGCGCTCACCGGGCTGGACCGGGAGCTGGAGACCGAACGCCGGTCCCGCGCCGACGAGCACCGCGAGCGCGCCAAGGCCGCCGAGGCCCGCGAGCGGCTGGCGGAGTGGGAGGCCGAGGCCGCCGCCCTGCTCACGACGTTCGACCGCCGGGACCGGGCCCGCGAGGAGGTCGCCGCCGCGCTGCGGCACTGGCGCACCCGGCAGGCCCGGCTGCTGCTGGACGCGACCGAGGCGGACGCCGCGCACACCGCCGAGCTGGCGCGGCTGCACGCCGAGACCGCCGAGCTGGCCGCCGCGATCAAGGCGGTGGACCGGGAGGTCGAGCAGCTCACCGGCGGGGCGTTGGACGAGACGCTGGCGGAGGCCGCCCGGGCGCTGGCGGAGCTGAAGGGCCGGGCCGACCGGATCGGCGAGGACAAGGCGGTCGCCCGCAACCGGCTGGAGGAGCTGCGCCGCCGGGTCGCCGCGTTGGAGGACCGCCGCCGCGAGGCCGACGACCGCGACGAGGACGCCGCCGTCAAGGAGCTGGCGGAGGCCGAGGCGCGCCGTGACGAGGCCCAGCAGCGGCTCGGGCTGGCCAAGGGTCGGCTCGCCCAGGCCGAACGCGACCTGGCGGCGACCGAGGCGGGCGAGGGCGGCGCCCCCGCGCAGATCCGCGCGCTGGCCGGGGCCGGCGTCGCCGCGATGGGCCTCCTCGACGCCATCGACCTGGCCCCCGATGCGCGGGAGCGGTGGGAGATCGCGCTGTGGCCGTACCGGGAGGCGGTCGTGGTGCCGTCCACGGACGTGCCGGCGGCGGTGGAGGCGCTGCGGTCGCTGCCCGGCTCGATGATCGTGCCCGCCGAGGGCGCGCTCACCGGCGACGCGGTGACGGAGGGGTTGCCGGCGGGTGTGGAGTGCCGGGCGGCGCTCGCGCCGTTCTTCGCGGCGCTGTCCGGCGACGACGCCCGGGGCGTCGTGGTCGTGGGCGGCTTCCCGGAGCCGGTGACCGGCCGGGTCGCCCGCGTGCAGGCCGCCCGCGCGGCGCTGGAGGCGGCCGGCGACGCGGTGGAGGCCGCCCGGGGGGACGCCGCCGACGCCTCGGCCGAGGTCGCCCTCGCGGGGCGGCGGCTGGCGGGCGCGCGGGCCGCCGCCGAGCTGGAGTCGGTGCGGGAGACCATGGCCGAGCTGCGGGAACGGCTGGAGTCCCTCGCCACCGGCGAGGCGAAGCTCGGTCCCGGACTGGGCGCGGCCGAGCAGACCGTGCGTCGGCTGCAGGCCAGGGCCGACACCCGGGCGCTGGAGGTCGATCGGCTGCGGGGACGGCGCGAGGCCCACGAGCGGACCCGCGACAAGGCCCGTGAGCAGGCCGCCGACCTGGCCGACCGAAGGGCGGCGCTCGGCGTGGAGGAGCTGCGGCGCGAGTGGGGCGCCTCCCGGGAGGCCGCCGAGGAGTGGCTGCTCGCCCTGGACGCCGACGAGCGCACCTGGACGCCCGACGAGTGGTGGCACACCGCCGAGAAGCATCTGGGCGAGGCGCTGCGGAGGGTCTTCCCGGACGGCGCGGCCGACGCGGACATGCCGGAGGAGATCCGCTTCCTGCTACGCGAGCGCGCCGAGGGCGAGGGCCGCCGCACCGAGCGGGAGCAGTCCACCTTCCCCCGGCTGGCCAAGGCTCTGCACGGCCATCTGCGGCAGCAGGAGGACTACGAGCGGCACCAGCGGCGGCAGATCGAGGTGCAGGTGTCGGCCCGCCGCATCGACATGGAGAAGGCCTCCACGGGCGCGGAGGAGGCGGCGGGCGCGGCGGCGGCCCACCGCACGGCGCTGACCGCCGCGATCCGCGCCCGGCTGCAGCGGGTGTCCGAGGAGTTCGAGAAGCTCGACCTGGCCTACGGCGGGTACGGCGCGACCCTGGACTTCCCGACCCCCGAGCCGCCCGCCGATCCCGAGCAGGAGTGGCGCTGGAAGGTCGTCCCCCGGTGGCGGCGCTCGGAGGGCCGGCGGTACGTGCCGTACAACCGGCGCGCCAACACCGCCCTGATGGACGAGAAGGCCGTGAAGCTGGTGTGCGCCGCCGCGCTGGCCGGTTCGGGCGGCGGCCGGCTGTGCCTGGTGCTGGACGAGTTGGGCCGCAACCTCGGCAAGGAGCACCGCAAGGAGGCGGTGGCGCTGTTCCGGCGGATCGGGGAGACCCACGGCATCACGGTGATCGGCGCCCTGCAGGACGACATGGAGCCGTACGCGATCGACGCGTGCGGCCAGTACGTCAAGCTGCGGCGTTCGTCCGACACGATGCCGTACAACGAGCCGCCGATCGTGGTGGGGCACGACGAGCACGAGGCCCGCGTCCGGCTCCTCGCCGAGCACGTCGGCGTCACCCGCCCGGACGCGTCGCCCTGA
- a CDS encoding exonuclease SbcCD subunit D yields MRLLHTSDWHLGRSFHREDLLGAQADFIDHLVETVRERRVDCVVVSGDVYDRALPPVDAVRLCNDALRRLAGLTRVVLIAGNHDSAHRLGFGSGLMDAAGVHVRTDPATVGTPVMVGDVAVYGIPYLEPELVRPVWELDGRGHAAALTEAMRRIRADRAERGAPSVVLAHAFVTGGEPSDSERDISVGGTAHVPAGVFDGVEYAALGHLHGRQRITDRVRYSGSPLAYSFSEARHLKGSWLIEVDGDVLRDEFVEAPVPRRLGHLRGRIEELLADPAHERLEGHWLHVTLTDTQRPRAAMDRLRVRFPHTLVLAFEPEGRTESDARTWTERVQGRGEADIAQDFVAEVTGADPEPAERALLREAFESCRRKDALR; encoded by the coding sequence ATGCGACTCCTGCACACCTCCGACTGGCATCTGGGCCGCTCCTTCCACCGGGAGGACCTCCTCGGGGCCCAGGCCGACTTCATCGACCATCTGGTCGAGACCGTACGAGAGCGGCGGGTCGACTGCGTGGTCGTGTCCGGGGACGTCTACGACCGCGCGCTGCCGCCGGTGGACGCCGTGCGGCTGTGCAACGACGCGCTCCGGCGGCTCGCCGGGCTGACCCGGGTGGTGCTGATCGCCGGCAACCACGACTCCGCGCACCGGCTGGGCTTCGGGTCCGGGCTCATGGACGCCGCCGGAGTCCACGTCCGCACCGATCCGGCCACCGTGGGCACTCCCGTGATGGTCGGGGACGTGGCCGTGTACGGCATCCCCTATCTGGAGCCCGAGCTGGTGCGGCCCGTGTGGGAGCTGGACGGGCGCGGCCACGCCGCCGCCCTCACCGAGGCGATGCGCCGGATCCGCGCCGACCGGGCCGAACGGGGCGCGCCCTCCGTGGTGCTGGCGCACGCGTTCGTGACCGGGGGAGAGCCGAGCGACAGCGAACGCGACATCTCCGTGGGCGGCACGGCGCACGTGCCCGCCGGGGTCTTCGACGGCGTCGAGTACGCGGCCCTCGGGCACCTCCACGGCCGGCAGCGCATCACCGACCGGGTGCGGTACTCCGGCTCGCCGCTGGCGTACTCCTTCTCCGAGGCGCGTCATCTCAAGGGGTCCTGGCTGATCGAGGTCGACGGCGACGTGTTGAGGGACGAGTTCGTGGAGGCGCCCGTCCCGCGACGCCTCGGTCACCTGAGGGGCCGGATCGAGGAGTTGCTCGCCGACCCGGCCCACGAACGGCTGGAAGGGCACTGGCTCCACGTCACGCTCACCGACACTCAGCGCCCCCGGGCGGCCATGGACCGCCTGCGGGTCCGCTTCCCCCACACGCTCGTCCTGGCCTTCGAGCCCGAGGGCCGCACCGAAAGCGACGCCCGGACGTGGACCGAACGCGTCCAGGGGCGAGGTGAGGCCGACATCGCCCAGGACTTCGTCGCCGAGGTCACCGGAGCCGACCCCGAACCGGCCGAGCGGGCCCTGCTGCGCGAGGCGTTCGAGTCCTGCCGGCGGAAGGACGCCCTCCGATGA
- a CDS encoding deaminase: MNARDDRRWLELACDLARSCPPSETAFSVGAVIVGADGSELARGFSRETDPTAHAEEVALARTAVPTLAGATIYSSLEPCGRRLSRPRPCALLIVDAGIGRVVYAWREPSLFVEGDGDEVLRAAGVEVVHVADLAERAREPNAHLL, from the coding sequence TTGAACGCGCGAGACGACCGGCGGTGGCTGGAGCTGGCCTGCGACCTGGCGCGGTCGTGCCCGCCCTCGGAGACGGCGTTCTCCGTGGGGGCCGTGATCGTCGGCGCGGACGGGTCGGAGCTCGCGCGCGGCTTCTCCCGGGAGACCGATCCCACGGCGCACGCCGAGGAGGTGGCGCTGGCGAGGACGGCGGTTCCGACGCTCGCCGGCGCGACGATCTACAGCTCGTTGGAGCCCTGCGGTCGGCGGCTGTCGCGGCCCCGGCCCTGCGCCCTGCTGATCGTGGACGCCGGCATCGGCCGGGTCGTGTACGCGTGGCGGGAGCCGTCGCTGTTCGTCGAGGGCGACGGCGACGAGGTGCTGCGCGCCGCCGGGGTGGAGGTCGTGCACGTCGCCGACCTCGCGGAGCGGGCCCGGGAGCCCAACGCGCACCTGCTGTGA
- a CDS encoding AMP-binding protein encodes MVDGGPNASYGRCRADVRRPAAAMETVPAAVLDAVARQAARAPGKPALIDGADARALAYGELAALVPAVARGLARRGVRPGDLGGVHLDGARDLALAVYAVAAAGAVPLLLPAAASVDELARLLAAEEARFLFTSAALAGPALAATDRSYVRQVFSFGDVVGATPFTALPAPDRPGDDRPAVDPMRDLALRTPAGGFTHADRLAGIVRWSGSVEPAHTDVLVACATEFGHAAETWMGLIDLALTHGATFVAATGRGGPALLAAAEGHGATIAVTTPATLRSLVHDPTARRSAAGLRLVVIGHMPAEIEHDCRRRHGWSVTRCH; translated from the coding sequence ATGGTTGACGGCGGGCCGAACGCCTCCTACGGACGGTGCCGGGCGGATGTCCGGAGGCCGGCGGCGGCCATGGAGACGGTCCCGGCGGCCGTGCTCGACGCGGTCGCGCGCCAGGCCGCCCGCGCGCCCGGCAAGCCCGCGCTCATCGACGGCGCGGACGCCCGGGCCCTGGCCTACGGGGAGTTGGCGGCGCTGGTGCCCGCCGTGGCCAGGGGGCTGGCCCGGCGCGGAGTGCGTCCCGGCGACCTCGGCGGCGTCCATCTCGACGGGGCCCGCGACCTGGCGTTGGCCGTGTACGCGGTCGCCGCGGCGGGGGCGGTGCCGCTGCTGCTCCCGGCGGCGGCGTCCGTGGACGAGCTGGCGCGGCTGCTGGCCGCCGAGGAGGCCCGGTTCCTGTTCACGTCGGCGGCGTTGGCCGGCCCGGCGCTGGCGGCCACCGACCGCTCCTACGTCCGGCAGGTGTTCTCGTTCGGGGACGTGGTCGGGGCGACGCCGTTCACCGCGCTGCCCGCGCCCGACCGGCCGGGCGACGACCGTCCGGCCGTCGACCCGATGCGCGACCTGGCGCTGCGGACCCCGGCGGGCGGTTTCACCCACGCCGACCGGCTGGCGGGGATCGTGCGCTGGTCGGGGTCCGTCGAGCCGGCGCACACCGACGTGCTGGTGGCGTGCGCGACCGAGTTCGGGCACGCGGCCGAGACCTGGATGGGGCTGATCGACCTGGCCCTCACCCATGGGGCCACCTTCGTGGCGGCCACGGGCCGGGGCGGACCGGCACTGCTGGCCGCCGCCGAGGGCCACGGCGCCACCATCGCGGTGACCACCCCGGCCACGCTGCGGTCACTGGTGCACGACCCGACCGCACGCCGGTCGGCGGCGGGGCTGCGGCTGGTGGTGATCGGGCACATGCCCGCGGAGATCGAGCACGACTGCCGTCGCCGGCACGGGTGGAGCGTCACCCGCTGCCACTGA
- a CDS encoding AMP-binding protein, with protein MILSPPAAGPAAPDTTVTDAVFGARSWGERAAVVEAGSGRALSYAGLAEAIGAAAGGLVRAGLGEGTAVGLLVPDTPEFVVAAHAVMAAGAGLVPVRATAGRSEIVRRLRASRARALITWPVLADVALESVGGTDVERVFCFGDEPDVEPFSTLLHGGPGPRTAGEPGTGVAVLAEAGPAAGAARDVWLTHRHLVAGLVQLTAAGMLSGSDVVLSGVPFADVVGLNGVLAPALRLGATVVARCGSGTHDLLRTLADHRVTVAVLPPGPVETLAFDEAVDRYDLSALRSVVSTGGPLSVDVARACAARLGCPVRQAYGQAAAAGFTHLNLRAAEEGTLDSIGRGLPWVSWQVVDPTTGLRQPSYRPGELRLRGPMVAAPHGGWLPTGDAAFADEHGRVYIVGRMDATRPEPPADPGVLLARHPAVEEAVVVPVPDEGLGLAPHAFVVLRGPGRAEDLLRYVNGHLPTFQRILAIHEVDAIPRSPGGRVLRRALLERVRLSP; from the coding sequence GTGATCCTCAGCCCGCCCGCCGCCGGCCCCGCGGCCCCCGACACGACGGTGACCGATGCCGTCTTCGGGGCCCGCAGTTGGGGGGAGCGCGCCGCCGTGGTCGAGGCCGGGTCGGGCCGCGCGCTGTCGTACGCGGGGCTGGCCGAGGCCATCGGCGCGGCGGCGGGCGGGCTGGTCCGCGCGGGGCTGGGGGAGGGGACGGCGGTCGGACTGCTGGTCCCCGACACGCCGGAGTTCGTCGTGGCCGCGCACGCGGTCATGGCGGCGGGCGCGGGTCTGGTCCCGGTGCGGGCGACGGCGGGGCGGTCGGAGATCGTCCGGCGGCTCCGCGCGTCCCGGGCGCGGGCGCTCATCACCTGGCCCGTGCTGGCCGACGTGGCCCTGGAGTCGGTCGGGGGGACCGACGTGGAACGCGTGTTCTGCTTCGGCGACGAGCCGGACGTGGAACCGTTCTCCACGCTGCTGCACGGGGGCCCAGGGCCGCGGACGGCCGGCGAACCCGGCACGGGTGTCGCGGTCCTCGCCGAGGCCGGTCCGGCCGCCGGCGCGGCCCGCGACGTGTGGCTCACCCATCGGCACCTGGTGGCGGGCCTCGTGCAGCTCACCGCCGCCGGGATGCTGAGCGGCTCCGACGTGGTGCTGTCGGGGGTCCCGTTCGCCGACGTCGTCGGTCTGAACGGGGTGCTGGCCCCGGCGCTGCGGCTGGGCGCGACCGTGGTCGCCCGCTGCGGTTCCGGCACCCACGACCTGCTGCGCACGCTGGCCGACCACCGGGTGACGGTGGCGGTGCTGCCGCCCGGGCCGGTGGAGACGCTGGCCTTCGACGAGGCGGTGGACCGCTACGACCTGAGCGCTCTGCGGTCGGTGGTCTCCACCGGGGGGCCGCTGTCCGTCGACGTCGCGCGCGCGTGCGCGGCGCGGCTCGGCTGCCCGGTCCGGCAGGCGTACGGGCAGGCGGCGGCGGCCGGGTTCACCCACCTCAACCTGCGGGCCGCCGAGGAGGGCACGCTCGACTCGATCGGCCGCGGCCTGCCCTGGGTGTCCTGGCAGGTCGTGGACCCGACCACCGGGCTGCGGCAGCCGTCCTACCGGCCGGGGGAGCTGCGGCTGCGGGGACCCATGGTCGCCGCGCCGCACGGCGGCTGGCTGCCCACCGGGGACGCGGCGTTCGCCGACGAGCACGGCCGTGTGTACATCGTGGGCCGGATGGACGCGACGCGGCCCGAGCCGCCCGCCGACCCCGGCGTGCTCCTCGCCCGCCACCCGGCCGTCGAGGAGGCCGTGGTGGTCCCCGTCCCCGACGAGGGGCTCGGCCTCGCCCCGCACGCGTTCGTGGTGCTGCGCGGGCCGGGTCGGGCCGAGGACCTGCTGCGTTACGTCAACGGACACCTACCGACCTTCCAGCGGATCCTCGCGATCCACGAGGTGGACGCGATCCCGCGTTCACCGGGGGGCCGGGTGCTGCGTCGCGCGCTCCTGGAACGCGTACGTCTGTCGCCCTGA